A segment of the Aridibaculum aurantiacum genome:
TTCGCACCACAGTACGTTTACTGACAAACTTTTTTACTAGCAACAAGCCGAAGATAAAACCGCCGATGTGGGCGGCGTAAGCCACTCCACCAGCTTCTTCTCCACCAAGTGTTCCAAGACCATTTAGCACCTGGAAAACAAACCAAAGCCCAACAACTATGAACGCCGGGATAGTGCTTATGAAAAAGAATGTCCACACATGAACGCTTCTTTTTGGAAACAATAAGATATACCCTCCCAGCACAGCCGATATGGCACCCGAAGCACCAAGTGAGGGTATGAGAGTATTCTGACCTAATACCAATGTGCTGAATACGTGGCTAAGGCTCGCCAAGACTCCACAAAGCAAATAGAAGATAAGGTAGTTGATATGCCCCAGCGCGTCCTCTATGTTGTCGCCGAAGATCCAGAGGAACATCATATTGCCAAATAAGTGCGCTAGACCGCCATGCATAAACATAGAGGTAAATAAGGTGAGGTATACATTTACGGGTGTACGTTGCAAACCCGGCATATCAAACTGCTGACCCGTGTAAGGATCAGTAAGCACTTTTGTTTCAGTAATGATATCAGTCCCTGTCAATATTTCTGCAGGTACGGTAGCAAATGCAAAAGTGAAAGGCACATTGTTTCCCCACTGTTGCCAGTAAAAGAAAACAAAGATGTTGAGTGCTACTAGTAAATAATTAATGAAGGGAAAGATTCGGCGGTCTCTATTGTCATCACCAATAGGTAAAATCATCTGTTTTATCAACAGGATAGCAAATGTTATTCCGCCTAGTTCCTGCTCTTACTTTCTCACCAGGTCAACCTTTCCATTGGAGAGGTGGTAGTAAGCGCCATAAACATTCAAATGACCATGATCCACTTTTGGTTTCAGTATGGGTTGACTATGCGCAATGGTGGATACCGCATGTTCAATATTTGCAACAATCGCTTTCTTTAAATTCTTGTTTCTATGTGCAAATAGGTCTTGTTCTTCGGGTTCTGTCCGTAAGTATTGTACAAGGTCATTAAGGTGCCCGGGTAGCTTTCCAGTAGGATGTTCCATAAGCGTTTTGATGGCACCACAATTCTCATGACCTAATACAATGATATTGTTCATATGCAAATGCTCAACAGCATATTCAATGCTGGCAAGTTCATAATCGCCCAGCGCATGCCCGGCAGTGCGAATGACAAAAAGATCACCAAGCCCCTGGTCGAAAACTAACTCAGGCGGTACACGTGAATCAGAACAACTGATAACAATAGCAAAAGGATGTTGTTCTTCAGTAAGCTCTCTTAGGCGAGAACCTGCCTGGTCGGGATGTATAGGTTTATTGGTTTGAAACCGGTTGTTGCCTTTCATTAATATCTCTATGGGAGAAGGAGATTCTGTTGCTTTTTCAACATGTTGTTTGCACGAGAATAAACAAAGAGCAAAAGCAAGAGTGAGAAAGGCTTTCATGTGATGTAACATTTATCAACTGGTTGATAGCAAAATTATTTGCGTATTTGTTCATCAAACATGATATACATCAGCGGAGGTACCTGTAGTAAATGATTCATCTATGTAGGTAAATGAACTTCACTTGTTGCATTGCATAACCAAGCATCGGTGTAGGTGAATAATGCTCAACAACTGATCATTCAATGGTCAATCTTTTTCCTAAGCAAATGCTTTCTTCAAATCCTTCATAAGGTGGATAATTCTTTACCTGCACATAGCCATTGCTTTTGTATAGGTTGATGGCAACATCAAAATGAATACTTGTTTCCAGTAAGGCAGAATGGTAACCTAGTTCTTTTGCCCATTGTTCTAATTCTTGCAATACAATTTTTGATAAACCTTTTCCGCGATATTCTTTTTGTACAAACATGCGTTTCACTTCAATGGTTCCTGTTGCATATTCTTTGAAGCAACCACATGCAGCAGCTTCATTATTTACATAAACAAGCACTGCAGTTTTTATATCAGGAACTTTATTTAGTGGATCGTATGTTGCCTGGTCCTCCAGGAGTTCGTTCCAAAGTTCATGATCCAGTTTATGTACTAACTGTTGAAAACCTGGATCAGAAGTATCCGTTCTTTTTACCACATGCGTAATCATCATGCAAAGGTAATTGTTGATGTGCAGCAGGATATTACGGTTTGTATTACATGTTCTACTTTTGAAAAATATTTTTCAAGCTTCAATACATTATATATGAACTACAGGTCATTCAGAGGGACAGAAATATCAGAAATAGGATTAGGTACATGGCAATTGGGAAGTGCCGATTGGGGCGTTGTAAATGATGATGAAGCATTTGCCATACTTCAGTCTTTTGTAGACGCAGGTGGAAACTTTATAGACACAGCTGATGTATACGGATCGGGAATAAGTGAAAAGGTGATAGGAAGATTTTTAAAGACCACAACCAAAGATCTGTATGTAGCTACCAAGCTTGGCAGACGTCATGATGGAAGTTGTGGCTGGCCGCAGAACTTTAGCTACGATGGAATGAAAGCCCACCTTGAGAATTCTTTGGAAAATCTCCAGCTTTCGCAGTTATTCCTGGAGCAATTGCATTGTATACCTACTGATGAATTGCGTAAAGGAGATGTATTCGATCATTTCAGGAAGCTACAGGATGAAAAGCTTATCAGGCATTGGGGTGTAAGCGTAGAAACTTCAGAGGAGGCTTTGCTTTGTTTGGAACAGGATGGGCTGGCTTCAATGCAGATCATCTTTAATCTTTTCAGGCAGCATGTGGCAGATGAAATATTTGAAAAGGCAAAAGAAAAAAATGTTGCGCTCATCGTACGCGTGCCGTTAGCCAGTGGTTTACTTTCTGGTAAGTTTCATGAAGGTTATGTGTTTAATGAAACAGATCACCGCAACTACAATGCTAATGGGGAAGCGTTCAATGTAGGAGAGACTTTTGCTGGTGTTGCGTTCAATGATGGTGTACAACTAGCAAAAGAGATTGCTGCAATTTTGCCAGGAGATAATATGGCGCAATTGGCGCTGCGTTGGATACTGGATCATGATGCAGTAACTACAGTTATTCCTGGTGCATCAAAAGTATCGCAGGTAGAAAGCAATACTGCAGCATCTGATCTTTCACCGTTACCTACAGAAGTTCACGCGCAGTTACGTGACTTATACAATGAAAAAATAAAAGCTAAGATCAGGGGTGTATATTGATATCAATCTGAAGCAATAGCTGGTTGTCTGCAGCAATCACATCAAGGTATTCTAAAAACAACAAAGCCTGTTCCAAAAGAACAGGCTTTCACTATTTTTAAAACATGTAGTTACTCTTTTATTTTATTCTTTACCTCGTTTCTTATTAGTGCATAACCTACACTATTGAAATTATGATCAGCTATCTCTTTGTATATAGCAGTGGCATTTGCTTTATCGCCTGCAGCTTCATATGAGCGGGCAAGCCAGTACTTGTTGTACACATTGTTTTTATTGGATTGCTTAAAGTTGTTTACCGCCTGGTCGTAGCGCGCTTGTTTGAAATTGATAAAGCCTAGCAATGATTCATGAGTTTCATATTTACGCGGGTTCACAATGGAAGCAAGTTCTGTTTTCATTTCATTCGCAGTTTTTTCTGCTGCGTTAAAATCACCTTTGATTGCTTCCGCAATAGCACGCCAGTACAGCATGTCCGACTTTGTAAGATGCTTGCCTTCTTTGGTGCCCAGGTCATTTCCAATTTGCATACTCAGCGGTTCCATCTTTTTCATGATATCTATTACCTGTTCTGGATTATTGGTATGGCTGGCTATATTGGCCGCAGCATAAAGCAGCTCATATTTTCTTTGATTATTTACCGGGTTAGTTGAAGGCGTAATTTCTGATTCTGCATCAACTAAAAATTTATAAGCTGTGGTCGGGTCATCAGCATATAAATAAGTGAAGGCAATGGATTGGTTCGCCAAGGAACTTCCTTCTTTATCCTTTTGGCCTGCCATCATATAATCTTTACGTGCATCTTCCAGTTTCCCAAGGTATGTAAGCGCATGGCCTCTTTTGTAATAGGAAACAGGATTGTCTTCCTGGATTTTCATAGCATTCGAATAAGCATCTCTTGCTTTTTCCAATGCGTGTTGACCACGATAAACATCACCCAGCAATACTTGCATACCTACACTATTAGGCGTTCTCTCTACTGCTTGTGAAGCATATTTCTCTGCAAGTGCCATGTTCTTCGGCTCATCAAAAGCATACGAGCTGGCAAGGCCAACATAACCACCTACCCAATCAGGCTCTAGCTGAATTGCTTTTTCAAATGCTTTGCGAGCTTCTGCCATTTTGTAATTAGCTGCATAAGTATTTGCAAGTTCTACATAGGCACGCGCAGATTGAGGAAATGTTTTAACCATGGCTTGTGCCGCAGCCATCCTTTGGTTCCAGTTGTCTGTCAGGAAACTTTCGGCCAACTGCAACTGCAATTTATCCGCTGCCGTAGCATTCTTAATGGACTTGGCTTTTGCAATATTCTCAGCGAATTCTTTTGGATTTTGGGAGCTACTACTGGCAAATAAAAAAGCCGCTGCAAAGTTCTGATCTTTGGCGGCCGCCTGTTTGAATAAGCGATTGGCTGTTGGAAAATCCAGCTCGTCATAAGCCTTCAGACCTTGGTTAAATAGTTCCATTGCCTCGGGATTAGAGGAGGAAAAAGTAATGGTTTGGCTTTTCTTTTGGCCGAAGGCGGTAAAAGTGGTGCTGAGTAAAAAGCAGGCGGTTACTAACAGGAGTGTTGTCGTTTTCATGTGCAAAATGTTTTTGATTGATGAAGTGGCGAGGTTAGCAACAACTACCACGCAGGTAGTACAACCAAAGTAGACATTCTGCTAGAAGAATGCAAGTCTTATAACGGAAAAATTATATGTAACTATACGTGCTCTTCTTTGAACGATAGTTCTATATTTTCCCTGTTTACAACAACTTTTCTATAAGCCACACCAGCCGCATTCAGCATGGCTTTGCTTGCTCTAGAAACATCAGTGCCGTCGTATTTATCACTTAAGAAAATCACCTCTACAATTCCTGATTGAATGATTGCTTTGGCGCATTCATTACAGGGAAATAGTGCGGTGTAAATTCGGCATCCTGCCAGGTTCATACCTATGTTATTCAGGATAGCATTCAATTCGGCGTGGCATACATACGGGTACTTTGTCTCCAGGAAATCGCCGGTTTTTTGCCAGGGGAACTGATCGTCGCTTAGCCCTATGGGTAAGCCGTTGTAACCAGCACCAACGATCTTGTTTTGATGATTTACAATGCATGCACCCACCTGTGTATTTGGATCTTTGCTACGGCGGCCACTCAATAATGCAACACCCATAAAATATTCATCCCAGCTTATATAGTCACTTCGTTTAGACACGTTCATCTTTTTGGAATGGGGAAGATATTTCAAATGCATGAATAGTTGTTTCAACAAGCTTACTCATGCGTAGTGGTTGTAGGTACATATTAATGAAAATTGGGAACGCATCACTTCGCTGCAGGCTTTGCATCCAGCACATCAATATCAAAAACAAGAACGCTGTTAGGAGGTATTTTGGGTGAGCGTGTTCTAATGGAATAAGCCATGCCTGATGGTATTACTAATCTTATTTTACCTCCA
Coding sequences within it:
- a CDS encoding tetratricopeptide repeat protein — its product is MKTTTLLLVTACFLLSTTFTAFGQKKSQTITFSSSNPEAMELFNQGLKAYDELDFPTANRLFKQAAAKDQNFAAAFLFASSSSQNPKEFAENIAKAKSIKNATAADKLQLQLAESFLTDNWNQRMAAAQAMVKTFPQSARAYVELANTYAANYKMAEARKAFEKAIQLEPDWVGGYVGLASSYAFDEPKNMALAEKYASQAVERTPNSVGMQVLLGDVYRGQHALEKARDAYSNAMKIQEDNPVSYYKRGHALTYLGKLEDARKDYMMAGQKDKEGSSLANQSIAFTYLYADDPTTAYKFLVDAESEITPSTNPVNNQRKYELLYAAANIASHTNNPEQVIDIMKKMEPLSMQIGNDLGTKEGKHLTKSDMLYWRAIAEAIKGDFNAAEKTANEMKTELASIVNPRKYETHESLLGFINFKQARYDQAVNNFKQSNKNNVYNKYWLARSYEAAGDKANATAIYKEIADHNFNSVGYALIRNEVKNKIKE
- a CDS encoding carbonic anhydrase, whose translation is MKAFLTLAFALCLFSCKQHVEKATESPSPIEILMKGNNRFQTNKPIHPDQAGSRLRELTEEQHPFAIVISCSDSRVPPELVFDQGLGDLFVIRTAGHALGDYELASIEYAVEHLHMNNIIVLGHENCGAIKTLMEHPTGKLPGHLNDLVQYLRTEPEEQDLFAHRNKNLKKAIVANIEHAVSTIAHSQPILKPKVDHGHLNVYGAYYHLSNGKVDLVRK
- a CDS encoding deaminase, yielding MSKRSDYISWDEYFMGVALLSGRRSKDPNTQVGACIVNHQNKIVGAGYNGLPIGLSDDQFPWQKTGDFLETKYPYVCHAELNAILNNIGMNLAGCRIYTALFPCNECAKAIIQSGIVEVIFLSDKYDGTDVSRASKAMLNAAGVAYRKVVVNRENIELSFKEEHV
- a CDS encoding rhomboid family intramembrane serine protease, with protein sequence MILPIGDDNRDRRIFPFINYLLVALNIFVFFYWQQWGNNVPFTFAFATVPAEILTGTDIITETKVLTDPYTGQQFDMPGLQRTPVNVYLTLFTSMFMHGGLAHLFGNMMFLWIFGDNIEDALGHINYLIFYLLCGVLASLSHVFSTLVLGQNTLIPSLGASGAISAVLGGYILLFPKRSVHVWTFFFISTIPAFIVVGLWFVFQVLNGLGTLGGEEAGGVAYAAHIGGFIFGLLLVKKFVSKRTVVRRKRY
- a CDS encoding aldo/keto reductase — translated: MNYRSFRGTEISEIGLGTWQLGSADWGVVNDDEAFAILQSFVDAGGNFIDTADVYGSGISEKVIGRFLKTTTKDLYVATKLGRRHDGSCGWPQNFSYDGMKAHLENSLENLQLSQLFLEQLHCIPTDELRKGDVFDHFRKLQDEKLIRHWGVSVETSEEALLCLEQDGLASMQIIFNLFRQHVADEIFEKAKEKNVALIVRVPLASGLLSGKFHEGYVFNETDHRNYNANGEAFNVGETFAGVAFNDGVQLAKEIAAILPGDNMAQLALRWILDHDAVTTVIPGASKVSQVESNTAASDLSPLPTEVHAQLRDLYNEKIKAKIRGVY
- a CDS encoding GNAT family N-acetyltransferase; the encoded protein is MMITHVVKRTDTSDPGFQQLVHKLDHELWNELLEDQATYDPLNKVPDIKTAVLVYVNNEAAACGCFKEYATGTIEVKRMFVQKEYRGKGLSKIVLQELEQWAKELGYHSALLETSIHFDVAINLYKSNGYVQVKNYPPYEGFEESICLGKRLTIE